In Geobacter anodireducens, a genomic segment contains:
- a CDS encoding IclR family transcriptional regulator, which produces MAKKDKSEYIIQAVDHALDLLEQFHDDVDELGVTELSKRLKLHKNNVFRLLATLESRGYIEQNKVTENYRLGLKTLELGQTFIRQMGLLRQSRPILEWLVNQCNETAYVAILKDQSIVYLDVVETDLTVRVVPRVGSRLPAYCTAAGKVQIAWMNDEELDSFFPQRDLKALTPNTITDREILRKHLREVVEQGYAVDNEELDIGVRCVGAPIRDYTRRIIGAVSLSGPSMRFTDERLDKELIPLVKKAADEISMKLGFHR; this is translated from the coding sequence ATGGCGAAGAAGGACAAATCCGAATACATCATCCAGGCAGTCGATCACGCCCTTGATCTTCTGGAACAGTTCCACGACGATGTGGACGAGCTGGGCGTGACCGAACTGTCAAAACGTCTGAAACTGCACAAGAACAATGTATTCCGGCTCCTGGCAACCCTGGAGTCGCGGGGATATATCGAGCAGAACAAGGTTACGGAGAATTACAGGCTCGGCCTCAAGACGCTTGAACTGGGCCAGACCTTCATCCGGCAGATGGGTCTGCTGCGCCAGTCGCGGCCAATACTTGAATGGCTCGTCAACCAGTGCAACGAAACCGCCTATGTGGCCATCCTCAAGGACCAGAGCATCGTGTATCTGGATGTGGTGGAAACCGACCTGACGGTGCGGGTCGTCCCCCGGGTCGGTTCCCGCCTCCCCGCCTACTGCACGGCGGCCGGCAAGGTCCAGATCGCCTGGATGAACGACGAGGAACTGGACAGCTTCTTCCCCCAGCGCGACCTGAAGGCCCTCACCCCCAACACCATCACTGACCGGGAAATCCTCAGGAAGCACCTCAGGGAGGTGGTTGAGCAGGGGTATGCAGTGGACAATGAAGAACTCGACATCGGTGTGCGCTGCGTTGGCGCTCCGATCCGCGATTACACCCGGCGGATCATCGGTGCGGTGAGCCTTTCGGGGCCCTCCATGCGCTTTACCGACGAGCGGCTGGACAAGGAATTGATACCTCTGGTCAAAAAGGCTGCCGACGAGATATCCATGAAGCTCGGCTTCCATCGGTAA
- a CDS encoding universal stress protein, with the protein MLHLRKKILVAIDGSPLSDKAAEEAVRMAAGNPSQFKSKIYAMLVLPNAPRSTFTDFVPPPPITETPDWEELRQRVFYVIEKNAREADIPLEIRVVYGEPAEELVTFADKEQIDVIVLGSSGKGFLKRQLLGSVSHKVVKTASCSVYIVKG; encoded by the coding sequence ATGCTCCATCTGCGCAAGAAGATTCTCGTGGCCATCGACGGCTCTCCCCTGTCGGACAAGGCGGCCGAGGAGGCGGTCAGGATGGCGGCGGGCAATCCAAGCCAGTTTAAAAGCAAGATTTACGCCATGCTTGTTTTGCCCAACGCCCCCCGCAGCACGTTCACCGACTTCGTTCCTCCTCCTCCCATCACGGAAACGCCCGATTGGGAAGAGCTTCGGCAACGGGTGTTCTATGTGATAGAAAAGAATGCCCGGGAGGCGGACATCCCCCTTGAGATCCGGGTGGTGTATGGTGAACCGGCGGAAGAACTCGTCACATTCGCCGACAAGGAGCAGATCGATGTGATCGTGCTCGGCAGTTCGGGCAAGGGGTTCCTGAAGCGGCAGTTGCTGGGCAGCGTCTCCCACAAGGTGGTCAAGACCGCCTCCTGCTCGGTCTACATTGTCAAGGGGTAG